From Fusobacterium varium:
TCTGCTGTTATTAATGGCGGAATTTTGTATAAACCATATTTAGTAGAGAAAATAACTGATGACAACAATGTTGTAATAAGAAGAAATCTTCCTACACCAGTAAGACAGGTAATATCACCAGAAGTTTCGAGAGAAATGAGAGATATACTGGAAAATGTAGTAAGAGATGGAACTGCTAGAAGAGGAGATGTAGAAGGTTATAGGGTAGGAGGAAAAACTGGAACTGCTCAATTGAGTACAAAAGGTGGATATCTAAAAAGTGATTATCTTGCTTCTTTCATAGGTTTTTTTCCAGCAGATAAGCCTAAGTATGTAGTACTTGTAATGTTTATGAAACCTAAGGGAGAAACTGTATTTGAAAAATATGGAGGAGCTACAGCTGCTCCAGTGTTTGGAGAAATAGTTAGAAGAGTAACAAAAAATAAAAATATTTTGTCACAGGATATTGCTAAGATTTCTGAAATTAAGAATTTTGAAAATATGAAACGTAATAATGAAGAAGTAAAAGTAGAAATGCCTGATCTTACAGGATTAAGCCCTAAAGATGTAATTTATATATTTAAAAATGCAGATATAGATGTAAGAATTGTAGGAAAAGGTTTGGTGGAAAGTCAGAAACCAAAGGCAGGAACTTCTTTAGAAGGAGTAACTAGTATAGAGGTGCAGTTAAAATAGGAGTGAGTTATGAGATATTTTAAAATATATGTAGACAACACCCAATCCCTTTATACTTATTCAGATGAAAATGAAGAATATGGAATAGGAGATAGGGTAGTTGTTTCTTTTAGAAACAGGGATAAATCAGGCTTGATTATAGCTGAAGATAAACCTGAAAATATAACATTCAAGGTTCTCCCTATAAAATCTAGATTAGAAAATGAGATAAAGTTATCTGAGAATTTTATAAAACTCCTTAGATGGATAAAAACTTATTATATGAGCAGTTATGAGCAGGTAATAAATGCAGCTGTTCCTAGTGACTTGAAAGTTAAGTATGATTCAATCTATGTTCTTTCAGATATTAAGAATATTTTTCAGAATAAAGCAGAAAAAATTTATTCAGAAAATTTTATAAATTTTTTTAAAGATAGAGTAACTATAACTAAAGCTACACTTAATAAAAAATTTACAAAAGAGATAATAAATGAGATGATTGCAGATACTATTCTTTTCAATGAAAAAGGCAGTATTAAATTAAATTATGATTTTGATTTTTCACACTTAAAGAAAAAATTTGAAAATATAGTGATGTATTTTCAAAAAAAGGAAGAAGTTCAAAAGAAAAATTTAGAGAGTAAATTTTCAAAGGAGCTTATAAATAGATTAATCAGAGAAAAACTTTTGATTTTGAAAAAAAATATAGTAGAAGATGAAAATCAAAGAGAACTGCATGAAATATCTGAAGAAGTGTCTGAAAAAAATGTGGTACTCAATGAAGAGCAGGAAAAAGCTAAAGAGATTATAAAAAATGGAGATAATAAATATTATTTACTAAAAGGAATAACAGGTTCTGGAAAAACAGAGGTATATATTGAGCTTATAAAAGAAGCCTTTAAAAAAGGAAAAGGAAGTATATTCCTTGTTCCTGAGATATCTCTTACTCCGCAAATGATAAATAGATTTAAAAATGAATTTAGAGAAAATATAGCTATATTACATAGCAAGCTTACAAATAAAGAAAGAGCGGATGAATGGTATAGCATTTATTCTGGAAATAAAAAAATAGTTTTGGGAGTGAGATCTGCTATTTTTGCTCCAGTAGAAAATTTGGAGTATATAATACTGGATGAAGAACATGAAACTACATATAAACAGGATAGTAATCCTAGATATAATGCTAAATACGTTGCAATAAAAAGGGCTGAACTTGAAGGAGCAAAATTAATTTTAGGGTCAGCAACTCCATCTATAGAAAGTTCTTATTATGCTGAAAAAGGAATATATACTCTGGTAACTATGGATTCCAGATATAATAATTCTATACTTCCAGAAATAGAAATTATAGATATGAAAAAGGAAGAAGACTTATATTTTAGTAAAAAACTTTTAGATGAAATTAAAATGACTCTTTTAAAAGGAGAGCAGGTTATATTGCTGTTAAATAGAAAAGGTTATTCCACATATATTCAATGCAAAGATTGCGGACATGTGGAAGAATGTTCACATTGCTCTATTAAAAGCAGTTATTATGCAAGTCAGGGAATTTTAAAATGTAATTATTGCGGTCAGACAAGAAAATATACTGGACACTGCAGCAAATGCGGAAGTACTAACCTTCTACATAGTGGAAAAGGAGTAGAAAGGGTAGAGGAAGAAATAAGGAAATATTTTGATGTAAGAATAATAAGGGTAGACTCTGAAAGTTCTAAAGATAAAGACTTTTATGAAAAAATGTATTTTGATTTTTTAGGTAAAAAATATGATATAATGATAGGGACACAAATGATATCTAAAGGACTACACTTTCCAAATGTAACTTTAGTAGGAGTTATAAATGCTGATACAATTCTGAATTTTCCAGATTTCAGAGCAGGAGAAAAAACATTTCAACTTGTAACACAGGTGTCTGGAAGAGCAGGAAGAGGAGATAAAAAAGGAAAAGTTGTAGTGCAGACTTATCAACCTGAAAATTATACTTTCAGAGCAATAGAAAAAAGTGATTACAATAAATTTTACTTAGAAGAAATATCTAACAGAGAATTATTGGAATATCCGCCTTTTTCTAAGACTATTAATATAGGAATATCTTCTAAAAAAGAGAAAGAATTGGAAACATTTGTCAAGGAATTCTTTAAAGATATAGAAGATGAAAATGTAGAAATCTATGGTCCAATGAGAAGTCTTGTATACAGAGTAAAGGATAGATTCAGATATAATATTTTTATAAAAGGAAATAAGAAAAATATTGGTATATTTAAAAGAAAACTAAATAAAAAGTTGACAGAATATAAAAAAATAAGTGACTTTAGAATAGTTGTTGATGTAGATCCAATAAATTTAATTTAACAATAGAGGTGAGAAGAAAAAGTGATATACGAAATAAAAAAATATGGTGACCCAATACTTAGGGAAAAAACTGTAGATGTGGAATCTGTAGATGACAATATAAGAGAAATATTGCAGAATATGGCAGAAACTATGTATGATAAAAAAGGAGTGGGACTTGCAGCTCCTCAAGTGGGAATAAGCAAAAAAATACTTGTATTGGATTGGACAGGAGAAGGGGAGGAACTAAGAAAAGTAGTAAATCCTGTGATTACACCTTTGACTGAAGAAAAAATAGATTGGGAAGAAGGGTGTTTAAGTATACCAGGAATATATAAAAAAGTTGAAAGAGTAGCAAAAATAAGAGTAGATTATTTAAATGAAAAAGGAGAAAAGGTAACTGAGGAATTAGAAGGATTTCCTGCAATAGTTATGCAGCATGAATTTGATCATCTGGAAGCTGTACTGTTTGTTGATAGAATTTCTCCTATGGCTAAAAGAATGGTGGCTAAAAAATTACAAACACTTAAGAAAGAAACAGCAAAATTGAGTGCTGAATAAGGAGCTGCAGTATGGCAGTAGATAAAGGAAAATGGAGCTGTTGGATAATACTTGCAATAGTATTATATGTTTTTGTACCACAAATATATAGAAGCTACATAAAAGTAAATAAACTTAAAAGTGAAAAAAAACAACTTTTAAATAAAATAGAGCTGGAGAAAAATAAAATAGAAGAGTATAATAAACGTATCGAAGAACTTAAAGATGAATTCTATAGAGAAAAAATTTCCCGAGATGAGCTGCAAATGGTTAAAGAGGGAGAAGAAATCTATAGATTAATCAACAAAAAGTAGGAGGAGAGATGAAAAGAGAATTAGCACTGGAATTTGCCAGAGTGACAGAAGCAGCAGCTTTAGCAGCTTACAAATGGGTAGGAAGAGGTAATAAAGAAGCCGCTGATCAGGCAGCAGTAGATGCAATGAGAACTATGCTGAATAGAATAGCTATTGATGGAGAAATAGTAATAGGAGAAGGAGAAATAGATGAAGCTCCTATGCTTTATATTGGTGAAAAAGTAGGTAGAGCTTATCATAAATATGAAGAAGATGGGGAACCAGAAGATGATTATTGTTCGCCAGTAGACATAGCTGTAGATCCTGTAGAGGGAACAAGAATGACTGCTCAGGGGCAGGCTAATGCTATAACTGTTCTGGCTGTTGCAAATAAAGGAAGTTTCTTGAAAGCTCCAGATATGTATATGGAAAAATTAATAGTTGGACCTGAAGCAAAGGGAGCAATAGATTTAAATAAACCTTTAATGGAAAATATTCACAGTGTGGCAAAAGCGTTGAATAAAGAATTGAATGAACTTATGATAGTAGTTCTTGACAAACCAAGACATACTCAAATTATAAAGGATCTTCAAAAACTTGGTATAAAAGTTTATGCTCTTCCAGATGGAGATGTGGCTGGATCTATTTTAACTTGTATAGTAGACTCAGATGTAGACATGTTATATGGTATAGGAGGAGCTCCAGAAGGAGTTATTTCTGCCGCTGTAATAAGAGCTTTAGGTGGAGATATGCAGGCAAGATTAAAATTAAGAAGTGAGGTAAAGGGTGTAACTCTTGAAAACGATAAAATATCTAATTTTGAAAAAAATAGATGTGAAAATATGGGACTGACTGTAGGGGAAGTTCTTACAATGAATGACCTTGTGAAAGATGATGAAGTTATATTTTCAGCAACTGGAATAACTGGAGGGGATCTTTTAGAGGGAATTAAGAGAAAGGGAAGTATAGCCAGAACGCAAACTCTTGTAGTGAGAGGAAAAAGTAAAACTGTAAGATACATAAATTCTGTACACAACTTAGATTTTAAAGATGATAAAATAACTCATTTAGTAAAATAATAAAGATAAAAGTAAAAAACTGTTCCTAAGTAAAGGAGCAGTTTTTTTTTACAAAAATGAAAAGTTTTAAAAAAACCTAAAAAGGGTGAAAGTCTTTAATATTAAAGAATATGAGTGGAAAAAATTAGATTGTATATAATTAAAAAATCAACTCATTTTTACTGACAACTGAAGAAAAATTGGAAAAATAGTTTCTCATAAATGAGTAAAGAAGCAACTTTGAAAGCAATATAGATTGTTATATAACGCTTTTGTCTTGAAACAGTTGTAAATATACTATTTTTATACTAAACTAATATCAAGAAAGAAAGGATAAAGAGAGACAAAAATATTACATCATAAATTTTCTGAAAATTACTGATAGGATAGATCATAACTAAAAAAGTATCTAACTTTTTCTTAGTAAAAAGAAAAAATAACTATAGAGTAAAAAAATCAGGAGGTGTATTAATGTTTGAAAGTTTAATTGGCTCGTTTAAGAATACGGTACTTTCATTAAATGGATTGTTATGGGGTAAACTTATAACTGTAAATGTTGGAGAAACAATAGTTGAACTTAGTCTTCTGGTAGTGATACTTATACCAGTGGGAATATACTTTACAGTAAGAACTAGGTTTCTTCCATTTAGATTATTTCCAGAAATGATAAAGTGTGTATTAGAACCTAAAAGTTCTGATAATAAAGATTCAATATCTGGATTACAGGCTTTGTTTATTGCTACAGCTTCAAGAGTAGGAATGGGGAATCTGGCAGGAGTGGTAGCTGCTATCTCTTTTGGAGGACCTGGAGCAATATTCTGGATGTGGCTGGCAGCACTGATAGGAGCTTCAAGCGCATTTATAGAATCAACACTGGCTCAGATATATAAAGAAAAAGATCCACTATATGGAGGCTTTAGAGGTGGACCTGCATATTTTATGGATAGAATGAGAATAATAACTTGGGTAAAAGAAGAGGATGAATATGTTAATGATATTAAAGGAACTTCAAAGTATGTATCTATTGATGGAAAAAAATATTATACCAGAGGAACTAGATTTAAACTTCTAGGTGTACTGTTTGCTCTTTCTGGACTGCTTTGCTGGGCAGGAATAAGTCAGGTTATTGCTAATTCAGTAACACAGTCTTTTGCAAATGCTTTCAATTTTCCGCCACTATATACAACAATAGCTTTAGTGGTTATATCAGGAATAGTGTTGTTTAAAAATGCAGGAATAGTGGATGTTCTTAATAAGATAGTTCCAGCAATGGCAATTCTATATTTTTCAGTAACACTGTTTATAATTATAAAAAATATAGGACTTATACCTCAAATGTTTGAAAATATATTTGTACAGGCTTTTGGATTTAGACAGGCAGTAGCTGGTGGCTTTGGTGCTATATTAATGCAGGGAGTAAAAAGAGGATTGTTTTCTAATGAGGCTGGATCAGGATCAGCGCCATGTGCAGCAGCGGCGGCAGATGTTACTCACCCAGTTAAACAAGGTCTAATACAAGCTTTGGGAGTATTTATAGATACATTGATGATATGCAGTTGTTCAGCTTTCATAATGCTTCTTGCACCTGAAAGTGTAACAAAAGGATTAATGGGAATGGATCTTCTACAGGCAGCAATGAATCATCATATAGGACAAGCAGGAGTAATATTCATAGCAGTAATATTGTTCTTATTCAGTTTCAGTACTTTTCTTGGAATAATGTTTTATGCGAGAGGAAATGTAGCTTATGTCTTTGGAGATAATTGGAAATCACAGAACCTATACAAAATATTTGCTCTGGGAATGCTTTTTGCAGGAGGACTTGCACAATACACATTCGTATGGGAATTAGGAGATTTAGGAGTAGGACTGATGACAGTATTTAATATGATGGCTATAATACCATTATCAGGACAAGCGTTAGCTTCATTGAGGGATTATGAACTTAATTACATAAAGAAAAAAGGCAATAAAAAAGAAGCAGAGCTGGATCAAGAAATAGAAGTGCAGGAAACAGTTTAGAATACAAATTTATAAATAGATAAAATATCATATATCAAATGAGGAGGAAAATATTATGGAAAAAAGAAAATTTATGCCGGAGCCTTTTAAAATCAAAATGGTAGAACATATGGGAACTTTGGATAAGGAAGCTAGAAAAGTTGCAATAAAAGAGGCTGGATATAATACTTTCTTGTTAAAATCAGAGGAATGCTACATTGACCTTTTAACAGATTCAGGAACTAACGCAATGAGTGACAGACAATGGGCTGGGCTTATGTTGGGAGATGAAGCATATGCTGGAAGTAGAAATTTTTATCACTTACAGGAAGTAGTAAGAGAATATTTTGGATTTAAATACTTAGTTCCTACACATCAAGGTAGAGGAGCAGAAAATATTTTATCATCTTTAATGATTAAACCAGGAGATTATGTACCAGGAAATATGTATTTTACAACTACTAGATTCCATCAAGAGAGAAATGGAGCAATATTTAGAGATGTTATCATAGATGAAGCACATGATCCAACAGCTGATCTTCCATTTAAAGGAAATGTAGATTTAAAAAAATTCCAAGCACTAATAGATGAAGTTGGAGGAGATAAAATACCATATATATGCCTTGCAGTAACAGTTAATCTAGCTGGAGGACAGCCAGTATCAATGGGAAATATTAAAGCCGTATCTGAGTTAGCACATAAACATGGAATAAAAGTAATGTATGATGCAACAAGATGTGTTGAAAATGCTTACTTTATTAAAGAAAGAGAAGAAGGATATCAAGATAAAACTATAAAAGAAATAGTTCATGAAATGTTTTCATATGGAGATGGATGTACAATGTCTGGTAAAAAAGACTGTATAACTAATATTGGAGGATTCCTATGTATGAATGATCATGATCTGTATGTAAGAGCAACAGGAATGGTAGTTCAATTTGAAGGAATGCCATCATATGGAGGACTTGCAGGAAGAGATATGGAAGCTATGGCAATAGGTATAACAGAATCAGTTCAATATGAGTATATTAGCTATAGAGTAAATCAAATCAGATATCTTGGAGAGAAATTAGAAGCAGCAGGAGTGCCAATGGTAAAACCATTTGGAGGACATGCGATATTCGTAGATGCAAGAGCATTTTTGGATCATTTAACACAGGATGAATTCCCAGCGCAATCACTAGCAGCAGCATTGTATGAAACATCAGGAGTAAGAACAATGGAAAGAGGAATCATATCAGCAGGAAGAGATGTAGTAACAGGAAAAGATCATCATCCGAAGTTAGAAACAATCAGATTGACAATACCAAGAAGAGTGTATACATATGCACATTTGGATTTCGTAGCAGATGCAGTGATAGACCTGTATAACAGAAGAAAAGATATAAGTGGATTAAAATGGGATTATGAGCCAAAAGTATTAAGATTCTTTACAGGAACATTTAAAACTATTAATCCTGAATTGATAAAAGGATATTAAAATATAAAAATAAAGGGGCTGTTGCAAATTAGTGATTGATAAACTAATTTGTGCAGCCTCTCTTATTTTACATAAAAAAATAGAAATCTATTTTATAGATTTTTGCTAATTTATATTTTTATATTTATTTTTAAGTATCAAAAAAAGAAGTAGATGATTTTTTATTTATCTAAGCTA
This genomic window contains:
- the priA gene encoding primosomal protein N', producing MRYFKIYVDNTQSLYTYSDENEEYGIGDRVVVSFRNRDKSGLIIAEDKPENITFKVLPIKSRLENEIKLSENFIKLLRWIKTYYMSSYEQVINAAVPSDLKVKYDSIYVLSDIKNIFQNKAEKIYSENFINFFKDRVTITKATLNKKFTKEIINEMIADTILFNEKGSIKLNYDFDFSHLKKKFENIVMYFQKKEEVQKKNLESKFSKELINRLIREKLLILKKNIVEDENQRELHEISEEVSEKNVVLNEEQEKAKEIIKNGDNKYYLLKGITGSGKTEVYIELIKEAFKKGKGSIFLVPEISLTPQMINRFKNEFRENIAILHSKLTNKERADEWYSIYSGNKKIVLGVRSAIFAPVENLEYIILDEEHETTYKQDSNPRYNAKYVAIKRAELEGAKLILGSATPSIESSYYAEKGIYTLVTMDSRYNNSILPEIEIIDMKKEEDLYFSKKLLDEIKMTLLKGEQVILLLNRKGYSTYIQCKDCGHVEECSHCSIKSSYYASQGILKCNYCGQTRKYTGHCSKCGSTNLLHSGKGVERVEEEIRKYFDVRIIRVDSESSKDKDFYEKMYFDFLGKKYDIMIGTQMISKGLHFPNVTLVGVINADTILNFPDFRAGEKTFQLVTQVSGRAGRGDKKGKVVVQTYQPENYTFRAIEKSDYNKFYLEEISNRELLEYPPFSKTINIGISSKKEKELETFVKEFFKDIEDENVEIYGPMRSLVYRVKDRFRYNIFIKGNKKNIGIFKRKLNKKLTEYKKISDFRIVVDVDPINLI
- a CDS encoding peptide deformylase, with product MIYEIKKYGDPILREKTVDVESVDDNIREILQNMAETMYDKKGVGLAAPQVGISKKILVLDWTGEGEELRKVVNPVITPLTEEKIDWEEGCLSIPGIYKKVERVAKIRVDYLNEKGEKVTEELEGFPAIVMQHEFDHLEAVLFVDRISPMAKRMVAKKLQTLKKETAKLSAE
- a CDS encoding tyrosine phenol-lyase, with translation MEKRKFMPEPFKIKMVEHMGTLDKEARKVAIKEAGYNTFLLKSEECYIDLLTDSGTNAMSDRQWAGLMLGDEAYAGSRNFYHLQEVVREYFGFKYLVPTHQGRGAENILSSLMIKPGDYVPGNMYFTTTRFHQERNGAIFRDVIIDEAHDPTADLPFKGNVDLKKFQALIDEVGGDKIPYICLAVTVNLAGGQPVSMGNIKAVSELAHKHGIKVMYDATRCVENAYFIKEREEGYQDKTIKEIVHEMFSYGDGCTMSGKKDCITNIGGFLCMNDHDLYVRATGMVVQFEGMPSYGGLAGRDMEAMAIGITESVQYEYISYRVNQIRYLGEKLEAAGVPMVKPFGGHAIFVDARAFLDHLTQDEFPAQSLAAALYETSGVRTMERGIISAGRDVVTGKDHHPKLETIRLTIPRRVYTYAHLDFVADAVIDLYNRRKDISGLKWDYEPKVLRFFTGTFKTINPELIKGY
- the glpX gene encoding fructose 1,6-bisphosphatase, which produces MKRELALEFARVTEAAALAAYKWVGRGNKEAADQAAVDAMRTMLNRIAIDGEIVIGEGEIDEAPMLYIGEKVGRAYHKYEEDGEPEDDYCSPVDIAVDPVEGTRMTAQGQANAITVLAVANKGSFLKAPDMYMEKLIVGPEAKGAIDLNKPLMENIHSVAKALNKELNELMIVVLDKPRHTQIIKDLQKLGIKVYALPDGDVAGSILTCIVDSDVDMLYGIGGAPEGVISAAVIRALGGDMQARLKLRSEVKGVTLENDKISNFEKNRCENMGLTVGEVLTMNDLVKDDEVIFSATGITGGDLLEGIKRKGSIARTQTLVVRGKSKTVRYINSVHNLDFKDDKITHLVK
- a CDS encoding putative Na+/alanine symporter → MFESLIGSFKNTVLSLNGLLWGKLITVNVGETIVELSLLVVILIPVGIYFTVRTRFLPFRLFPEMIKCVLEPKSSDNKDSISGLQALFIATASRVGMGNLAGVVAAISFGGPGAIFWMWLAALIGASSAFIESTLAQIYKEKDPLYGGFRGGPAYFMDRMRIITWVKEEDEYVNDIKGTSKYVSIDGKKYYTRGTRFKLLGVLFALSGLLCWAGISQVIANSVTQSFANAFNFPPLYTTIALVVISGIVLFKNAGIVDVLNKIVPAMAILYFSVTLFIIIKNIGLIPQMFENIFVQAFGFRQAVAGGFGAILMQGVKRGLFSNEAGSGSAPCAAAAADVTHPVKQGLIQALGVFIDTLMICSCSAFIMLLAPESVTKGLMGMDLLQAAMNHHIGQAGVIFIAVILFLFSFSTFLGIMFYARGNVAYVFGDNWKSQNLYKIFALGMLFAGGLAQYTFVWELGDLGVGLMTVFNMMAIIPLSGQALASLRDYELNYIKKKGNKKEAELDQEIEVQETV